A region of Falco peregrinus isolate bFalPer1 chromosome 13, bFalPer1.pri, whole genome shotgun sequence DNA encodes the following proteins:
- the CHMP1B gene encoding charged multivesicular body protein 1b — protein sequence MSNMEKHLFNLKFAAKELNRNSKKCDKEEKAEKAKIKKAIQKGNMEVARIHAENAIRQKNQAINFLRMSARVDAVAARVQTAVTMGKVTKSMAGVVKSMDATLKSMNLEKISALMDKFEHQFETLDVQTQQMEDTMSNTTTLTTPQNQVDMLLQEMADEAGLDLNMELPQGQTGSVGTSVASAEQDELSQRLARLRDQV from the exons ATGTCCAACATGGAGA AACACCTCTTTAATTTGAAGTTTGCTGCAAAGGAACTCAACAGAAACTCAAAAAAATgtgacaaagaagaaaaagctgagaaagcGAAAATTAAGAAG GCAATTCAGAAGGGTAACATGGAAGTTGCACGAATACACGCAGAAAATGCAATCCGCCAGAAGAATCAAGCCATCAATTTCTTGCGGATGAGTGCCAGGGTAGATGCTGTAGCAGCAAGAGTTCAGACCGCGGTGACAATGGGCAAG GTAACAAAGTCAATGGCAGGGGTAGTTAAGTCTATGGATGCCACGCTGAAGAGCATGAACTTGGAAAAG ATATCTGCACTAATGGATAAATTCGAGCATCAGTTTGAAACGCTAGATGTTCAAACACAGCAGATGGAAGACACAATGAGCAACACTACTACGCTAACAACGCCACAA AATCAAGTGGATATGCTTCTACAGGAAATGGCAGATGAAGCAGG TCTTGATCTGAACATGGAACTACCTCAAGGACAGACAGGTTCTGTTGGTACAAGCGTTGCCTCAGCAGAACAG GATGAGCTGTCACAGAGACTGGCCCGCCTACGTGATCAAGTTTAA